Proteins encoded within one genomic window of Halogeometricum sp. S1BR25-6:
- a CDS encoding DUF7130 family rubredoxin-like protein, translating to MTESTNAPEDAAGINPGKVVYDHEGNELGIVSDMTSEGFEVSIVDDVESVDEDGYADIDHPAVEGEQSAKTNEEDLHGSEQEANPGQEFGEGYIMWRCDDCGEVGELEDGLPTECPDCGSEAVRKQRED from the coding sequence ATGACAGAGAGCACGAATGCGCCGGAGGACGCGGCCGGAATCAACCCCGGAAAGGTCGTCTACGACCACGAGGGGAACGAACTCGGCATCGTGTCCGACATGACGAGCGAGGGGTTCGAGGTGTCCATCGTCGACGACGTCGAATCGGTCGACGAGGACGGCTACGCGGACATCGACCACCCGGCCGTCGAGGGCGAGCAGTCCGCGAAGACGAACGAAGAGGACCTCCACGGCTCCGAACAGGAGGCGAACCCCGGACAGGAGTTCGGCGAGGGCTACATCATGTGGCGCTGCGACGACTGCGGCGAGGTGGGCGAACTCGAAGACGGCCTGCCGACGGAGTGTCCGGACTGTGGCTCCGAGGCAGTTCGCAAGCAGCGCGAGGACTAA
- a CDS encoding GNAT family N-acetyltransferase: MTEHTLREYESGDEDRVRELVESSMTTSYALSPREIDAILESAYLDETLLHPREDAFVVVAEADGTILGAASATFGDDETAVQWIHVDPERRGEGVGTALFERISEEFEERGVEAKRAIALSANTNAGAFFERFGYGKVDERQREIGREDLVEYVFEEGAETEESDADEASAGNESVPDYPDTVSDEDGEELHLGGDDDDLVPASEGYFVASYTESDRSERYGYYCLNCESLDVSMDSMETIRCNDCGNTRNPDEEYDGSYL, encoded by the coding sequence ATGACGGAACACACCCTTCGCGAGTACGAGTCCGGCGACGAGGACCGCGTCCGCGAACTCGTCGAGAGTTCGATGACCACCTCCTACGCGCTCAGCCCCCGAGAGATAGACGCGATACTGGAGTCGGCGTACCTCGACGAGACGCTGTTGCACCCGCGCGAGGACGCCTTCGTCGTCGTCGCCGAAGCCGACGGAACGATCCTCGGGGCCGCGAGCGCGACGTTCGGCGACGACGAGACCGCCGTGCAGTGGATCCACGTCGACCCCGAGCGACGCGGCGAGGGCGTCGGCACGGCGCTGTTCGAGCGTATCAGCGAGGAGTTCGAGGAACGCGGCGTCGAGGCGAAGCGAGCCATCGCGCTCTCGGCCAACACGAACGCCGGCGCGTTCTTCGAGCGGTTCGGCTACGGGAAAGTCGACGAGCGACAGCGCGAAATCGGCCGTGAAGACCTCGTGGAGTACGTCTTCGAGGAGGGCGCCGAGACCGAGGAGAGCGACGCGGACGAGGCGTCCGCCGGGAACGAGTCCGTCCCCGACTACCCCGACACCGTCAGCGACGAGGACGGCGAGGAACTCCACCTCGGCGGCGACGACGACGACCTAGTGCCCGCCTCCGAGGGCTACTTCGTCGCGTCCTACACCGAGTCCGACCGCTCGGAGCGGTACGGCTACTACTGTCTGAACTGCGAGTCGCTGGACGTCTCCATGGACAGCATGGAGACGATACGGTGCAACGACTGCGGGAACACGCGCAACCCCGACGAGGAGTACGACGGCTCCTACCTGTAG